Proteins found in one Coffea eugenioides isolate CCC68of chromosome 5, Ceug_1.0, whole genome shotgun sequence genomic segment:
- the LOC113769829 gene encoding putative disease resistance protein RGA3 codes for MAEAVLSFVSVILDKILPLAADEISRAWGVKKDLQKLADNVRTMEALIFDAECKQSTTKATKAVQLWLKRLRSIARDAEIVLDDFRYEVLRQKVKNRKRDKVRNFFSSSNPISFRIEMANKIKNVSASLEEAYRKANQIGLQPAQLPMTSADRKQDRSTDPFVDESQTVGREAEVSEVVSLLISSDYEKDLPVISIVGMGGQGKTTLAQMVLKNESVTKHFDKKIWVCVSDDFKVERLLNEMLQSLGEKNAETTNREALVRKLQENLKGKSCLLVLDDIWNEDPLKWDSMRICLLAIGGAPGSKILATTRSDEVASAMQTSGLHHLDILSDDHSWMLFEKLAFADGGARKTQDLVDIGRRILKKCGGVPLAIKVIGGLLYSKNDASEWLKLEKSEIWNESANIANRVMSALKLSYDNLPSWSVKQCFASCSIFPKDADMEKEKLDTDLMAQGLINDAKGGGGHLQMEDIGSDYFNILLRSSLLQAGYKNSFNEIERCRMHDLVHDLSLQVSNNRFFNTEDGMEVSHDDEVMHLTIIGSQGKVLKNIEGIPPNLQTLYYRGGDGSMLEDILERSRYLCVLIVDCEDVTHLPNAVGDMKHLRHLDISRTGITALPDSVTKLYNLMTLKVRCLEEIPKKFCNLINLRDFEFSMEEDGCLFPGIGQLANLRTLPPFRVSQDNGCQLEELEHLRHLGGELRIYGLENVSSFESAAKAKLSEKSSIQSLRLSWDGTKEDCDDNNINSVMEGLQPHPDLKSLAIWRFEGSRLPSWMVAKDHLTVLRNLVHLKLSMLGKCEQVPPLGDLPCLESIKIVSLHNVKRIGAEFYGLLAHLDINARSSASCSSSTSSREAKPITLFPKLRRFVLQDMGSLEEWSDAMVPSDSSSSIKVFPSLRNLEIEGLPKLAFLPDMENLTSVTELRIRECRSLACLRNLNSLTSLESLVLGGCPALLDASLDMKNPQSLRTLSISGCDKLNPSLSNNLEKFTSLERLTIHSHDPGCWPSMVLHSLANLRELELGGFSDDLDHFPWPHSITNLVSLETLVLRGWPKITSLPDQIQHLSTLRMLEIWAFGGLEVLPEWMGSLRNLRYLVIIDCSNLRQLPSAEAIRHLTNLDALGIYRCPLLAERCTEGSGAEWPKIAHIPQVWL; via the coding sequence ATGGCTGAAGCTGTACTTAGTTTTGTTAGTGTGATCTTGGATAAGATACTTCCACTTGCTGCCGATGAGATCAGCCGGGCATGGGGTGTAAAGAAAGACCTTCAGAAGCTTGCCGACAATGTACGGACGATGGAAGCTTTGATTTTTGATGCTGAATGCAAGCAATCAACAACCAAAGCCACCAAAGCCGTGCAGCTCTGGCTCAAAAGGCTCCGGTCTATAGCACGTGATGCTGAGATCGTGTTGGATGACTTCAGATATGAAGTTCTGCGGCAGAAGGTTAAGAATCGGAAGCGCGACAAGGTACGcaacttcttttcttcctcaaatcctATTTCCTTTCGTATAGAGATGGCTAACAAGATCAAGAATGTTAGCGCATCTCTAGAGGAAGCTTACAGAAAAGCAAATCAGATAGGGCTTCAACCAGCTCAACTACCCATGACATCTGCTGATCGCAAACAGGATCGGTCGACTGATCCTTTTGTGGACGAGTCACAAACGGTGGGAAGGGAGGCTGAGGTATCTGAAGTTGTGAGCTTGTTAATTAGCTCAGACTATGAGAAGGATTTACCCGTCATCTCAATAGTTGGGATGGGTGGCCAGGGTAAAACAACCCTTGCACAGATGGTGCTAAAAAATGAGAGTGTAACGAAgcattttgataaaaaaatatgGGTTTGCGTGTCTGATGATTTCAAAGTGGAGAGGCTGTTGAACGAGATGCTTCAATCCCTTGGGGAAAAGAATGCTGAGACGACAAACAGGGAAGCATTGGTGAGGAAGCTTCAAGAAAATCTGAAAGGTAAAAGTTGTTTGCTTGTGCTTGATGATATTTGGAATGAGGATCCACTGAAATGGGATAGCATGAGGATATGTCTGTTGGCAATAGGGGGTGCTCCAGGAAGCAAAATATTGGCTACCACACGTAGTGATGAGGTAGCCTCAGCAATGCAAACATCTGGTTTGCATCATCTAGACATCCTCTCAGATGATCATAGCTGGATGCTGTTTGAAAAACTAGCTTTTGCAGACGGTGGTGCAAGAAAGACTCAAGATCTGGTGGACATTGGCAGAAGGATACTGAAAAAGTGTGGCGGCGTGCCATTAGCGATCAAAGTGATTGGGGGTTTGTTGTATTCCAAAAATGATGCCTCAGAATGGTTGAAGCTTGAGAAGAGTGAAATATGGAACGAGTCGGCCAATATTGCAAATCGAGTCATGTCTGCCTTGAAGCTCAGTTACgacaacttaccttcatggtcAGTGAAACAATGCTTTGCAAGTTGTTCCATCTTCCCGAAGGACGCtgacatggaaaaagaaaagcttGATACAGATTTGATGGCCCAGGGATTGATTAATGATGCCAAGGGGGGAGGAGGTCATTTGCAAATGGAGGATATAGGCAGCGACTACTTCAACATATTGCTTCGGAGTTCTTTGTTGCAAGCTGGTTATAAGAATTCCTTTAATGAAATCGAGCGCTGTCGGATGCACGACCTTGTGCATGATCTTTCACTGCAAGTGTCAAATAATCGTTTCTTCAATACAGAGGATGGCATGGAAGTCAGTCATGATGATGAAGTTATGCATTTGACCATCATTGGGAGTCAAGGGAAGGTGTTAAAGAATATCGAAGGGATTCCTCCAAATTTACAAACGCTTTATTATCGTGGGGGTGATGGTAGTATGCTCGAAGACATCTTGGAAAGGTCTAGATACCTTTGTGTGTTAATAGTAGACTGCGAGGATGTTACTCATCTCCCGAATGCAGTGGGTGATATGAAACATTTAAGACATCTTGATATCAGTCGAACTGGTATCACCGCTCTGCCAGATTCGGTCACAAAGCTCTACAATTTGATGACCTTGAAAGTACGTTGCTTGGAAGAGATACCTAAGAAGTTTTGCAATTTAATTAACTTGAGGGATTTCGAGTTTTCTATGGAGGAGGACGGATGTTTGTTCCCTGGAATCGGGCAGCTGGCTAATCTACGGACGTTGCCCCCCTTCAGGGTAAGCCAAGACAATGGATGCCAACTTGAGGAGTTGGAACACTTGCGCCACCTCGGAGGCGAGTTAAGAATCTATGGACTCGAAAATGTGAGCAGCTTTGAATCCGCAGCAAAAGCAAAGTTGTCCGAAAAATCAAGCATTCAAAGTTTAAGACTTTCATGGGATGGCACGAAAGAAGATTGCGACGACAACAATATCAACAGTGTCATGGAAGGTCTCCAACCTCACCCAGACTTGAAAAGTTTAGCCATTTGGCGTTTCGAAGGTTCAAGGTTGCCGTCGTGGATGGTGGCAAAGGATCACTTGACGGTACTTCGGAATTTGGTGCACCTCAAGTTGAGCATGTTGGGCAAGTGTGAACAAGTACCACCACTAGGGGACTTGCCTTGTCTCGAGTCCATAAAGATCGTCTCCTTACACAATGTGAAGCGCATTGGGGCTGAATTCTATGGTCTCCTTGCACATCTCGATATTAATGCAAGGAGCAGCGCTTCTTGTAGTAGCAGCACCAGTAGCAGAGAGGCGAAACCAATCACTCTGTTTCCAAAACTAAGGCGTTTTGTGCTGCAGGACATGGGAAGTCTGGAGGAGTGGTCAGATGCAATGGTTCCCTCGGATTCTTCTTCATCAATTAAGGTATTCCCTAGTCTCCGGAACTTGGAAATCGAAGGGCTCCCCAAGTTGGCTTTTTTACCAGATATGGAGAACTTAACGTCTGTTACGGAGTTGAGGATAAGGGAATGCAGAAGTTTGGCTTGTCTAAGGAATTTGAATAGCCTCACATCTCTTGAATCCTTAGTCTTAGGAGGCTGCCCTGCTTTATTAGATGCTTCTCTGGATATGAAAAACCCCCAATCCCTACGTACACTAAGCATCTCAGGATGTGATAAGTTGAATCCTTCATTGAGTAATAATCTTGAGAAGTTCACATCGCTCGAGCGGTTGACGATCCATTCTCATGACCCTGGTTGTTGGCCAAGTATGGTTCTACACAGTCTAGCCAACCTCCGTGAGTTGGAACTCGGTGGCTTCTCTGACGACCTTGATCATTTCCCGTGGCCACACTCCATCACCAATCTCGTCTCGCTGGAAACACTTGTATTGCGTGGGTGGCCAAAAATCACGTCTCTCCCAGACCAAATTCAGCATCTCTCTACCTTGAGGATGTTAGAGATATGGGCGTTTGGGGGGTTGGAAGTTCTTCCAGAGTGGATGGGCAGCCTTCGGAATCTTCGATACTTGGTGATTATTGATTGCTCTAACCTCAGACAATTGCCCTCTGCAGAAGCAATACGACACCTCACCAATTTAGATGCACTGGGTATCTACAGGTGTCCTCTTTTAGCAGAGAGATGCACCGAAGGAAGTGGCGCAGAGTGGCCCAAGATTGCACATATTCCCCAAGTTTGGCTGTAA
- the LOC113772200 gene encoding switch 2-like — protein MSLSTFKETLKPCKNNPSASSSSSSSFSSISHNFDSSINPRKPPKSSLSQQLLRLQHQESTFYLPRTQLKSPKTETLLGPEAEDNDDEEEAVEEKKQDGIFRPKMESFQFDHTGPFEPLVLSLPGEISVVQVPPSINCRLLEHQRAGVKFLYNLYRNNHGGVLGDDMGLGKTIQTIAFLAAVFGKDEEADNLTSLRGNQPEKNDCVLIVCPTSVIHNWENEFSKWAPFSIAVYHGPNRDLIIDKLEAREVEILITSFDTYRIHGTILSKVQWEIVIVDEAHRLKNEKSKLYRAILEIKTQKRYGLTGTIMQNKLMELFNLFEWVVPGCLGTREHFREFYDEPLKHGQRSSAPERFIRVADDRKQHLVTVLRKYLLRRTKEETIGHLMMGKEDNVVFCAMSELQKRVYQRMLQLPDIQCLINKDLPCSCGSPLKQVECCKKIVPNGVIWPYLHRDNPDGCDSCPFCLVLPCLVKLQQVSNHLELIKPNPKDDPDKQRKDAEFAAAVFGTDIDLVGGHTQDESFMGLSNVKHCGKMRALEKLMFSWLSRGDKVLLFSYSVRMLDILEKFLIRKGCCFSRLDGSTPTGVRQSLVDDFNSSPSKQVFLISTRAGGLGLNLVSANRVVIFDPNWNPAQDLQAQDRSFRYGQKRHVIVFRLLAAGSLEELVYTRQVYKQQLANIAVSGKMEKRYFDGVQDCREFQGELFGICNLFRDLSDKLFTSEIIELHEKQGIEHGDCESSKQIFTELQKCFLPQKELTNTSAEASQNSKPKDASKEPVEPVLEDLGIVYAHRNEDIVNYGPWIQGDKELDTNLKGTVQHSLLLVARRRKSEAVAGSKNTIENAASSKMRKKSQYSLLAQFMGMEEVEFSKWLLSANPEEREKVLRDYKRRKDKIPNG, from the exons ATGTCTTTGAGCACTTTCAAGGAGACCCTTAAGCCCTGCAAAAACAACCCATCtgcatcatcttcttcttcttcatctttttcttcaatttcccACAATTTTGACTCTTCCATAAACCCTAGGAAACCCCCCAAATCTTCACTGTCTCAGCAGCTTTTGCGCCTTCAACACCAAGAGTCCACCTTCTATTTGCCTCGGACTCAGCTAAAAAGCCCAAAAACAGAGACCCTTTTGGGACCTGAAGCTGAAGAtaatgatgatgaagaagaagcGGTGGAGGAAAAAAAGCAAGATGGGATTTTTAGGCCAAAGATGGAGTCTTTTCAGTTTGATCATACTGGACCTTTTGAACCATTAGTTCTCTCTTTACCTGGTGAAATTTCTGTGGTTCAG GTACCCCCATCTATTAATTGCAGACTCTTAGAACATCAGCGAGCTGGtgttaaatttttatataatttatacAGGAACAATCATGGAGGTGTTTTGGGAGATGACAT GGGATTGGGCAAGACAATCCAGACAATTGCATTTTTGGCTGCTGTTTTTGGAAAGGACGAAGAAGCTGACAACTTAACATCATTGAGGGGAAATCAGCCTGAGAAGAATGACTGTGTTCTAATTGTTTGTCCGACATCTGTTATTCACAACTGGGAGAATGAATTTTCAAAGTGGGCACCGTTCTCTATCGCTGTTTATCATGGACCTAACCGTGATTTAATAATTGACAAACTAGAAGCTCGAGAAGTGGAGATATTGATAACTAGTTTTGACACCTACAGAATTCACGGTACTATATTGTCAAAAGTTCAATGGGAGATAGTGATTGTTGATGAGGCACACAGGCTAAAGAATGAGAAGTCAAAACTTTATAGAGCAATTTTAGAGATTAAAACCCAGAAACGATACGGTTTGACAGGAACAATCATGCAGAACAAACTAATGGAATTGTTCAATTTGTTTGAATGGGTAGTACCTGGTTGCTTAGGAACACGTGAACATTTCAGGGAGTTTTATGATGAACCTCTCAAGCATGGCCAAAGGTCAAGTGCTCCAGAAAGATTTATTAGAGTTGCTGATGATCGAAAACAGCACTTAGTGACAGTATTACGCAAGTATTTGTTGAGAAGGACCAAGGAGGAAACCATCGGGCATCTTATGATGGGAAAGGAAGATAATGTTGTATTCTGTGCCATGAGTGAGTTGCAGAAACGGGTATACCAGAGAATGTTACAGCTACCTGATATCCAGTGCCTTATTAATAAGGACCTTCCATGTAGCTGTGGTAGCCCTCTGAAACAAGTAGAGTGTTGCAAAAAGATAGTGCCCAATGGAGTCATTTGGCCATACCTTCACAGAGATAATCCAGATGGTTGTGATTCATGTCCTTTTTGCCTTGTTCTCCCTTGCCTTGTCAAGCTTCAGCAG GTGAGTAATCACTTAGAGCTCATCAAACCAAATCCAAAGGACGATCCTgataaacaaagaaaagatgCAGAGTTCGCTGCTGCAGTATTTGGTACAGACATTGATTTGGTGGGAGGACATACCCAGGATGAGAGTTTTATGGGTCTAAGTAATGTCAAACATTGTGGTAAGATGAGGGCTCTGGAAAAATTAATGTTCTCATGGCTTTCCCGGGGTGACAAGGTCCTACTTTTCAGTTACTCTGTCAG AATGCTGGACATACTTGAAAAGTTCCTTATACGCAAAGGCTGTTGCTTTTCAAGACTTGATGGATCTACTCCGACTGGAGTACGCCAGTCTCTTGTTGATGACTTCAACTCAAGTCCAAGCAAACAG GTCTTCCTCATATCAACTCGAGCTGGTGGGCTTGGACTCAATCTTGTTAGTGCAAATCGTGTAGTGATCTTTGACCCAAATTGGAATCCTGCCCAGGATTTGCAGGCACAAGACAGGTCATTCCGTTATGGGCAGAAGCGGCATGTCATTGTTTTCCGTCTTCTTGCAGCCGGTTCTCTAGAGGAACTAGTTTACACCAGGCAGGTTTACAAGCAACAACTAGCAAATATTGCTGTTTCTGGGAAAATGGAGAAACGTTACTTTGATGGTGTGCAG GATTGCAGAGAATTTCAAGGAGAGCTGTTTGGTATCTGCAATTTGTTCCGCGACCTGTCTGATAAGCTTTTCACCAGTGAAATAATTGAATTGCATGAAAAGCAAGGAATAGAGCATGGAGATTGTGAGAGTTCAAAGCAGATTTTTACTGAACTTCAGAAGTGTTTTCTTCCACAGAAGGAATTAACTAATACGTCTGCGGAAGCATCTCAGAACAGCAAACCTAAAGATGCAAGTAAAGAACCGGTCGAACCAGTACTTGAAGACTTGG GTATTGTATACGCTCACCGAAATGAAGATATTGTTAATTACGGACCCTGGATTCAAGGAGATAAAGAATTGGATACGAATTTAAAGGGCACTGTGCAACATTCACTCCTTCTTGTTGCCAGGAGGAGGAAATCAGAAGCAGTAGCAG GTAGCAAAAATACTATAGAAAATGCTGCTTCATCCAAGATGAGGAAAAAGAGCCAGTATAGCCTCCTTGCTCAGTTCATGGGTATGGAGGAAGTAGAATTCAGCAAGTGGTTACTTTCAGCGAATCCAGAAGAACGGGAGAAAGTCCTCCGGGACTATAAGAGGAGAAAGGATAAGATTCCAAATGGCTGA
- the LOC113771750 gene encoding probable bifunctional methylthioribulose-1-phosphate dehydratase/enolase-phosphatase E1: MSSPQAEVFEIPADAFEAAYWPRVQSNSLKQTKALVSELSMQFYKLGWLSGTGGSVTVKVHEHNVSKQNQFIVMSPSGVQKDRMSPEDMYVLSSSGSIFSPPPTKSYPNNPPKCTDCAPLFLKVYEMCNAGAVIHSHGLDACLVTMINSLSNEFHIRNMEMIKGIQGHGYHDELVVPIIENAPSERKLVESLTKAIRGYPKSTAVLVRRHGVFIWGDTWISAKTQAECYHYLFAAAIKLHQLGLPY, from the exons ATGAGTTCTCCACAGGCGGAAGTGTTTGAAATACCAGCAGACGCGTTTGAAGCTGCATATTGGCCAAGAGTTCAAAGCAACTCTTTGAAGCAAACAAAGGCTTTAGTGTCAGAACTATCTATGCAATTTTATAAACTTGGATGGCTTTCAGGTACTGGAGGTAGTGTAACCGTGAAAGTCCATGAGCATAATGTCTCCAAACAGAATCAATTCATAGTCATGTCTCCTTCAG GTGTACAGAAGGATAGGATGTCGCCAGAGGACATGTATGTTCTTTCTTCTAGTGGATCTATTTTTTCTCCACCTCCTACCAAGTCATATCCTAACAACCCTCCAAAATGTACTGACTGTGCTCCTCTATTTCTCAAG GTTTATGAAATGTGTAATGCAGGAGCTGTGATTCACAGTCATGGATTGGATGCTTGCCTTGTGACAATGATTAATTCTTTGTCGAACGAGTTCCAC ATCAGAAACATGGAGATGATAAAGGGTATTCAAGGGCATGGTTACCATGACGAGCTTGTTGTGCCAATAATTGAGAATGCTCCCAGTGAGAGGAAGCTTGTGGAGTCACTTACTAAAGCG ATCAGAGGTTATCCAAAGTCAACTGCAGTACTCGTTCGCAGGCATGGTGTGTTCATATGGGGAGACACCTGGATTAGTGCCAAAACCCAG GCTGAATGCTACCACTATCTCTTTGCTGCTGCTATTAAGCTTCATCAGCTGGGTCTGCCCTATTGA
- the LOC113771751 gene encoding putative disease resistance protein RGA3, whose protein sequence is MAEAALSCVSVILNKILPLAADEVSRVWGVKKDLEKLAKNVEMMEALIFDAKCKQPTSKAVQLWLKRLQSIARHAEIVLDDFGYEVLRQKVENRKRDKVRNFFSSSNPISFRLEMANNIKNVSASLEEAYREANQIGLHPAQLPMTSADHKEDRLTVPFLDESEMVGREVEVSQVVSMLISSDYKKDLPVISIVGMGGQGKTTLAQLVLKNESVTKHFDKKIWVCVSDDFKVERLLNEMLQSLGEKNAETTNKEALVRKLQENLKGKSCLLVLDDIWNDDREKWDHMRICLLAIGGAPGSKILATTRSDEVASAMQTSGVHHLDILSDDHSWMLFEKLAFADGGARRTQDLVDIGRRILKKCGSVPLAIKAIGGLLYSKKNASEWLTIEKTNIANGVISVLKLSYENLPSWSVKQCFASCSIFPKDARMEKHSLIQIWMAQGFINDAKGGGHLQMEDIGSDYFNVLLRSSLLQAAPEYGIEFCRMHDLVHDLSLQVSNNCFLNTEDGMVVNHDDEVMHLTIIRSRGKVLKKIKGIPPNLQTLYYLGDGGIMLKDILERSRYLSVLKVDCYDVTHLPNAVGDMKHLRHLDISETVITALPDSITKLYNLMTLKIRYLEEIPKKFSNLINLRHIEFSKVFRGRSRCLFPGIGQLANLRTLPHFVVSQAKGCQLEELEHLRNLGGELRIFGLENVSNFESAVKANLSEKSSIQSLEFSWNGTKEDCDDNNINGVMEGLQPHPDLKSLAINGFEGSRFPSWMVAKDHLTVLRNLVHLTLGGLGKCEQVPPLGDLPCLESLTMISLHNVKRIGAEFYGLDINARSSTCSREVKAVPLFPKLSRFVLLGMGSLEEWSDAMVPSDSSSSIKLFPNLRDLNISGLPKLAVLPDMENLTSLKELRIWECGSLACIRNLNSLTSLESLVLSDCPALLDASLDMKNPQSLRTLGISGCDKLNPSLNNNLEKFTSLEWLRVVSDDPGSWPSMVLHHLANLRELELGGFSDILDLDHFPWPHSITNLVSLESLELRGWPKITSLPDQIQHLSTLRRLEIGEFEGLEVLPEWMGSLRNLRELEIRDCSNLRQLPSAEAIRHLTNLNYLRINYCPLLAERCTKGSGAEWPKIAHIRLCIGRRL, encoded by the coding sequence ATGGCTGAAGCTGCACTCAGTTGTGTTAGTGTGATCTTGAATAAGATACTTCCACTTGCTGCCGACGAGGTCAGCCGGGTATGGGGTGTAAAGAAAGACCTTGAGAAGCTTGCCAAGAACGTAGAGATGATGGAAGCTTTGATTTTTGATGCTAAATGCAAGCAACCAACAAGCAAAGCCGTGCAGCTCTGGCTCAAAAGGCTCCAGTCCATAGCACGTCATGCTGAGATCGTGTTGGATGACTTCGGATATGAAGTTCTGCGGCAGAAGGTCGAGAATCGGAAGCGCGACAAGGTACGcaacttcttttcttcctcaaatcctATTTCCTTTCGTTTAGAGATGGCTAACAACATCAAGAATGTTAGCGCATCTCTAGAGGAAGCTTACAGAGAAGCAAATCAAATAGGGCTTCATCCAGCTCAACTACCCATGACATCTGCTGATCACAAAGAGGATCGGTTGACTGTTCCTTTTCTGGACGAGTCAGAAATGGTGGGAAGGGAAGTTGAGGTATCTCAAGTTGTGAGCATGTTAATTAGCTCAGATTATAAGAAGGATTTACCTGTCATCTCAATAGTTGGGATGGGTGGCCAGGGTAAAACAACCCTTGCACAGCTGGTGCTAAAAAATGAGAGTGTAACGAAgcattttgataaaaaaatatgGGTTTGCGTGTCTGATGATTTCAAAGTGGAGAGGCTGTTGAACGAGATGCTTCAATCCCTCGGGGAAAAGAATGCTGAGACGACAAACAAGGAAGCATTGGTGAGGAAGCTTCAAGAAAATCTGAAAGGTAAAAGTTGCTTGCTTGTGCTTGATGATATTTGGAATGACGATCGAGAGAAATGGGATCACATGAGGATATGTCTGTTGGCAATAGGGGGTGCTCCAGGAAGCAAAATATTGGCTACCACACGTAGTGATGAGGTAGCCTCAGCAATGCAAACATCTGGTGTGCATCATCTAGACATCCTCTCAGATGATCATAGCTGGATGTTGTTTGAAAAACTAGCTTTTGCAGATGGTGGTGCAAGAAGGACTCAAGATCTGGTGGACATTGGCAGAAGGATACTGAAAAAGTGCGGCAGCGTGCCATTAGCGATCAAAGCGATTGGAGGTTTGTTGTATTCCAAAAAGAATGCCTCGGAATGGTTGACGATTGAGAAGACCAATATTGCAAATGGAGTCATTTCTGTCCTGAAGCTGAGTTACGAGAACTTACCTTCATGGTCAGTGAAACAATGCTTTGCAAGTTGTTCCATTTTTCCGAAGGACGCTCGCATGGAAAAACACAGCTTGATACAGATTTGGATGGCCCAGGGATTTATTAATGATGCCAAGGGAGGAGGTCATTTGCAAATGGAGGATATAGGCAGTGACTATTTCAACGTATTGCTTCGGAGTTCTTTGTTGCAAGCTGCTCCTGAGTACGGAATCGAGTTCTGCCGGATGCACGACCTTGTGCATGATCTTTCACTGCAAGTGTCAAATAATTGTTTCTTAAATACAGAGGATGGCATGGTGGTCAATCATGATGATGAAGTTATGCATTTGACCATCATTCGGAGTCGAGGGAAGGTGTTAAAGAAGATCAAAGGGATTCCTCCAAATTTGCAAACGCTTTATTATCTTGGGGACGGTGGTATTATGCTCAAAGATATTTTGGAAAGGTCTAGATACCTTTCTGTATTAAAAGTAGACTGCTACGATGTTACTCATCTCCCGAATGCAGTGGGTGATATGAAACATTTAAGACATCTTGATATCAGTGAAACTGTAATCACCGCTCTGCCAGATTCGATCACAAAGCTCTACAATTTGATGACCTTGAAAATACGTTACTTGGAAGAGATACCTAAAAAGTTTAGCAATTTAATTAACTTGAGGCATATCGAGTTTTCCAAGGTTTTTCGGGGTCGGTCCCGATGTTTGTTCCCTGGGATTGGGCAGTTGGCTAATCTTCGGACGTTGCCCCACTTCGTGGTAAGCCAAGCCAAGGGATGTCAACTTGAGGAGTTGGAACACTTGCGCAACCTCGGAGGCGAGTTAAGAATATTTGGACTTGAGAATGTGAGCAACTTTGAATCCGCAGTAAAAGCAAATTTGTCCGAAAAATCAAGCATTCAAAGTTTAGAATTTTCATGGAATGGCACGAAAGAAGATTGCGACGACAACAATATCAACGGTGTCATGGAAGGTCTCCAACCTCACCCAGACTTGAAAAGTTTAGCCATTAATGGTTTCGAAGGTTCAAGGTTTCCGTCGTGGATGGTGGCAAAGGATCACTTGACGGTACTTCGGAATTTGGTGCACCTCACGTTGGGAGGATTGGGTAAGTGTGAACAAGTACCACCACTAGGGGACTTGCCTTGTCTCGAGTCCTTAACGATGATCTCCTTACACAATGTGAAGCGCATTGGGGCTGAATTCTATGGTCTCGATATAAATGCAAGGAGCAGCACTTGTAGTAGAGAGGTGAAAGCAGTCCCTCTGTTTCCGAAACTATCGCGTTTTGTGCTGTTGGGCATGGGAAGTCTAGAGGAGTGGTCAGATGCAATGGTTCCCTCGGATTCTTCTTCATCAATTAAGTTATTCCCTAATCTCCGGGACTTGAATATCTCAGGTCTCCCCAAGTTGGCTGTTTTACCAGATATGGAGAACTTGACATCTCTTAAGGAGTTGAGAATATGGGAATGCGGAAGCTTGGCCTGTATAAGGAATTTGAATAGCCTTACATCTCTTGAATCCTTAGTCTTAAGTGACTGCCCTGCTTTATTAGATGCTTCTCTGGATATGAAAAACCCCCAATCCCTACGTACTCTAGGCATCTCAGGATGTGATAAGTTGAATCCTTCATTGAATAATAATCTTGAGAAGTTCACGTCGCTCGAGTGGTTGAGGGTCGTTTCTGATGACCCTGGTTCTTGGCCAAGTATGGTTCTCCACCATCTGGCCAACCTCCGCGAGTTGGAACTCGGTGGCTTCTCTGACATCCTTGACCTTGATCATTTCCCGTGGCCACACTCCATCACCAATCTCGTCTCTCTGGAGAGTCTTGAATTGCGTGGATGGCCAAAAATCACGTCTCTCCCAGACCAAATTCAGCATCTCTCTACCTTGAGAAGGCTAGAGATAGGGGAGTTTGAGGGGTTGGAAGTTCTTCCAGAGTGGATGGGTAGCCTTCGGAATCTTCGAGAATTGGAGATTCGTGATTGCTCTAACCTCAGACAATTGCCCTCTGCAGAAGCAATACGACACCTCACCAATTTAAATTATCTACGTATCAACTACTGTCCTCTTTTAGCAGAGAGATGCACCAAAGGAAGTGGCGCAGAGTGGCCCAAGATTGCACATATTCGCCTTTGTATCGGTAGGAGACTATGA
- the LOC113772201 gene encoding switch 2-like: protein MLDILEKFLIRKGCCFSRLDGSTPTGVRQSLVDDFNSSPSKQVFLISTRAGGLGLNLVSANRVVIFDPNRNPAQDLQAQDRSFRYGQKRHAVVFRLLAAGSLEELVYTRQVYKQQLANIAVSGKMAKRYFDGVQDCREFQGELFGVCNLFRDLSDKLFTCEIIGIA, encoded by the exons ATGCTGGACATACTTGAAAAGTTCCTTATACGCAAAGGCTGTTGCTTTTCAAGACTTGATGGATCTACTCCGACTGGAGTACGCCAGTCTCTTGTTGATGACTTCAACTCAAGTCCAAGCAAACAG GTCTTCCTCATATCAACTCGAGCTGGTGGGCTTGGACTCAATCTTGTTAGTGCAAATCGTGTAGTGATCTTTGACCCAAATCGGAATCCTGCCCAGGATTTGCAGGCACAAGACAGGTCATTCCGTTATGGGCAGAAGCGGCATGCCGTTGTTTTCCGTCTTCTTGCAGCCGGTTCTCTAGAGGAACTAGTTTACACCAGGCAGGTTTACAAGCAACAATTAGCAAATATTGCTGTTTCCGGGAAAATGGCGAAACGTTATTTTGATGGCGTGCAg GATTGCAGAGAATTTCAAGGAGAGCTGTTTGGCGTCTGCAATTTGTTCCGCGACCTGTCCGATAAGCTTTTCACCTGtgaaataattggaattgcatGA